In Haemorhous mexicanus isolate bHaeMex1 chromosome 6, bHaeMex1.pri, whole genome shotgun sequence, a single window of DNA contains:
- the VPS51 gene encoding vacuolar protein sorting-associated protein 51 homolog: protein MAAATAGSGAGSGAAGSPEATGGSTGGGGWRRPHGPLQRYYGPSTAEAAEAPPDPTDINGPHFDPEVFMTKVRSECPLGQLLAREAALSREIRALDSDMQTLLYENYNKFISATDTIRKMKVDFRHMEAEMDDLAANMAAISASSARVSAALQDRHRRGAQLAGVQALLRKLQALVEVPGRLRRWAGTEPARALRCHARARAVLRHYRHLPSFRAIEDESHAIMAELAQRLRTRLREETLDPKELTECVEMLLQLEEPAEELSEEFLSQAGTRLEAELAALEAELPATDPSGTATTPPPPASDILDFVDRGSSAFVGTLCQLAGSYRALFGGDTGRLEPFAAALATRYFALLERRLALERGLGDTSLLVRALDRFHRRLRALLELLPTGADAAAALVARAARERVDRYLRALQTFFLGCLGDVRQALAAPRPPGKEGPGLPDLLATLAASVLGQLKAVLAYVQLFTARDVAFASLPYFKGEFCVTAVREGLVVAFVRWLCRTARGFADGPAERGAPAAPPALLLLLARLCLDYENSTISYILTLTDEQFPPQDSGPAVTPGSALCAEARAAAQRLLDHYVQVQGAAVAQMLRKSVETRDWLGTVEPRNVRAVMKRVVEDITAIDVQVGQLFEEGVRRAQSSDSSRRAFSVYSSSRAPGRYAPSYTPSAPMDTHLLSNIQKLFSERIDIFSPVEFNKVSVLTGIIKISLKTLLECVRLRTLGRFGLQQVQVDGHYLQLYLWRFASDERVVQGLLDEVAASAAHRCLDPVPMEHSVVELICERG from the exons GTGCGTAGCGAGTgtcccctggggcagctcctggcccgCGAGGCCGCGCTGAGCAGGGAGATCCGCGCCCTGGACAGCGACATGCAGACCCTGCTCTACGAGAACTACAACAAGTTCATCTCTGCCACTG ACACCATCCGGAAGATGAAGGTGGATTTCCGGCACATGGAGGCGGAGATGGACGATCTGGCGGCCAACATGGCGGCCATCAGCGCCTCGAGCGCCCGCGTCAGCGCCGCACTGCAGGACCGGCACCGCCGCGGCGCCCAGCTGGCCG gggtgcAGGCGCTGCTGCGGAAGCTGCAGGCGCTGGTGGAGGTGCCAGGGCGGCTGCGGCGCTGGGCGGGGACGGAGCCAGCGCGGGCCCTGCGCTGCCACGCCCGTGCCCGCGCCGTGCTGCGCCACTACCGGCACCTGCCCTCCTTCCGCGCCATCGAGGACGAGAGCCACGCCATCATGGCCGAGCTGGCCCAGCGCCTCCGCACACGCCTCCG GGAAGAAACACTGGACCCCAAGGAACTCACCGAGTGtgtggagatgctgctgcagctggaggagccgGCCGAGGAGCTGAGTGAGGAGTTCCTGAGCCAGGCGGGCACACGCCTCGAGGCTGAGCTGGCAGCGCTGGAGGCCGAGCTGCCCGCGACCGACCCCTCGGGCACGGCCACcacgccgccgccgcccgcctcCGACATCCTGGACTTCGTGGACCGCGGCAGCTCGGCCTTCGTGGGCACGCTGTGCCAGCTGGCCGGCTCGTACCGCGCGCTGTTCGGCGGGGACACGGGGCGTCTGGAGCCCTTCGCCGCCGCGCTGGCCACCCGCTACTTCGCACTGCTGGAGCGGCGGCTGGCGCTGGAGCGCGGCCTGGGCGACACTTCCCTGCTGGTGCGGGCGCTCGACCGCTTCCACCGCCGGCTGCGCGCACTGCTCGAGCTGCTGCCCACCGGCGCCGACGCTGCTGCCGCACTGGTGGCCCGGGCCGCCCGCGAGCGCGTCGACCGCTACCTGCGCGCCCTGCAGACCTTcttcctgggctgcctgggtgaCGTGCGCCAGGCGCTGGCTGCCCCTCGGCCCCCTGGCAAAGAGGGGCCCGGCCTGCCcgacctgctggccacgctggCCGCCTCCGTGCTGGGCCAGCTCAAGGCCGTGCTGGCCTACGTGCAGCTCTTCACCGCCAGGGATGTTGCCTTTGCCAGCCTGCCCTACTTCAAG GGGGAGTtctgtgtgacagcagtgcGTGAGGGACTGGTGGTGGCCTTTGTGCGCTGGCTGTGCCGCACTGCCCGTGGCTTTGCTGATGGCCCTGCTGAGCgaggagctcctgctgcccccccggccctgctgctgctcctcgcCCGTCTCTGCCTGGACTACGAGAACTCCACCATCAGCTACATTCTCACCCTCACTGATGAGCAGTTCCCGCCCCAG gacTCGGGGCCGGCGGTGACACCGGGGTCAGCGCTGTGTGCAGAGGCACGGGCAGCAGCGCAGCGGCTGCTGGACCACTACGTGCAGGTGCAGGGCGCGGCCGTGGCGCAGATGCTGCGCAAGAGCGTCGAGACGCGCGACTGGCTGGGCACTGTCGAGCCGCGCAACGTGCGCGCCGTCATGAAGCGCGTGGTGGAGGACATCACCGCCATCGACGTGCAG GTGGGACAGCTGTTCGAGGAGGGGGTGAGGCGGGCACAGAGCAGTGATTCCAGCCGGCGCGCCTTCTCTGTCTACAGCAGCTCGCGGGCACCCGGCCGCTATGCCCCCAGCTACACCCCCAG TGCCCCCATGGACACCCACCTGCTCAGCAACATCCAGAAGCTTTTCTCTGAGCGCATTGACATCTTCAGCCCTGTTGAGTTCAACAAG GTGTCAGTGCTGACGGGGATCATCAAGATCAGCCTGAAGACGCTGCTGGAGTGCGTGCGGCTGCGCACGCTGGGGCGCTTCGGGCTGCAGCAGGTGCAGGTGGACGGGCACTACCTGCAGCTCTACCTGTGGCGCTTCGCCTCCGACGAGCGCGtggtgcaggggctgctggacGAGGTGGCCGCCAGCGCCGCCCACCGCTGCCTCGACCCCGTCCCCATGGAGCACAGCGTGGTGGAGCTCATCTGCGAGCGCGGGTAG